A single genomic interval of Arthrobacter methylotrophus harbors:
- a CDS encoding type 1 glutamine amidotransferase: MQISEQQSSVRPRIGIPVRLSSSEDADARVGEANELFEFIVQLVRDAGAEPVLLDASFTDEAGRLATELRSLNGVLLPGGGDLDPRLYGEEATEACYDVNPEQDRLDLAVARESLDAGLPTLGICRGHQLLNVVYGGTLIQDMHPSLVEHNGLTSAESGLSIWAWHDVELSPASKVAGLYGSRNSVRIASGHHQAVARVGDGLVVTAVAEDGTVEALEDPQRWVASVQWHPEASQLPEEERLAPFKAFVEVCRTLRPVS; the protein is encoded by the coding sequence ATGCAGATTTCCGAACAGCAGAGCAGCGTCCGTCCCCGGATCGGCATTCCCGTCCGGCTCAGCAGCTCCGAAGACGCCGACGCCCGGGTGGGCGAGGCGAATGAACTCTTCGAGTTCATCGTCCAGCTAGTGCGCGACGCCGGTGCGGAGCCGGTATTGCTCGACGCCTCCTTCACCGACGAAGCGGGCAGGCTGGCCACCGAGCTCCGTTCCCTCAACGGGGTCCTGCTGCCCGGCGGGGGAGACCTGGATCCGCGGCTTTACGGCGAAGAAGCAACCGAAGCCTGCTACGACGTCAACCCGGAGCAGGACCGCTTGGACTTGGCGGTCGCCCGGGAATCGCTCGACGCCGGTTTGCCCACCCTCGGTATCTGCCGCGGCCACCAGCTCCTGAATGTCGTGTACGGCGGGACGCTCATCCAGGACATGCACCCTTCGTTGGTGGAGCACAACGGCCTGACGTCGGCGGAGAGTGGGCTAAGCATCTGGGCTTGGCACGACGTCGAACTTTCCCCGGCTTCAAAAGTAGCGGGGCTTTATGGTTCGCGGAACTCGGTGCGGATTGCTTCGGGACATCACCAAGCGGTTGCCCGAGTAGGCGATGGCCTGGTGGTGACCGCGGTTGCAGAGGATGGCACCGTGGAAGCCCTTGAAGATCCGCAGCGCTGGGTGGCATCCGTGCAATGGCATCCGGAGGCCTCGCAATTGCCGGAGGAGGAACGGCTGGCCCCGTTCAAGGCTTTCGTGGAGGTCTGCAGGACGCTGCGTCCTGTTTCCTGA
- a CDS encoding cupredoxin domain-containing protein, which yields MRKNAKALMVVVTAAALISVAGCGASGTGGYGVSSSPPSAASSSAPQSGTATITIKDFGYQGPVSVSPGAKITVKNEDAQAHTVTSDDGKTFDAAADGGGGTAQFTAPTTPGSYAYHCAYHSNMHGMLVVK from the coding sequence ATGAGGAAGAACGCCAAAGCCCTGATGGTCGTCGTGACGGCGGCCGCTTTGATCTCCGTGGCCGGGTGCGGAGCGTCCGGAACCGGCGGATATGGCGTGTCATCGAGCCCGCCTTCCGCCGCGTCCTCCAGCGCTCCACAATCCGGCACCGCCACCATCACTATCAAGGACTTCGGCTACCAGGGACCCGTGTCGGTCAGCCCCGGCGCCAAGATCACGGTGAAGAACGAAGACGCCCAGGCCCATACGGTCACCTCGGACGATGGCAAGACGTTCGATGCCGCAGCCGACGGCGGAGGCGGAACAGCCCAGTTCACGGCGCCCACTACACCGGGCAGCTATGCATACCATTGCGCCTACCACTCCAATATGCACGGAATGCTGGTCGTGAAATGA